From Saccharothrix espanaensis DSM 44229, the proteins below share one genomic window:
- a CDS encoding PLDc N-terminal domain-containing protein, with amino-acid sequence MITVFAQDTADSTSVTIAVFLLFISLLLVALWVAAFISVMRQDRLTGGGKLLWIVVIIGFPFLGSLGWFLFGRGAQLVKTVPVSNAGGPAVGV; translated from the coding sequence ATGATCACGGTTTTCGCTCAGGACACCGCCGACTCGACCAGTGTGACGATCGCGGTGTTCCTGTTGTTCATCTCGTTGCTCCTGGTGGCGCTCTGGGTGGCGGCGTTCATCTCCGTCATGCGGCAGGACCGGCTCACCGGCGGCGGGAAGTTGCTCTGGATCGTGGTGATCATCGGGTTCCCCTTCCTGGGAAGCCTGGGGTGGTTCCTCTTCGGGCGCGGTGCGCAGTTGGTGAAGACAGTTCCGGTCAGCAATGCGGGAGGCCCTGCGGTGGGGGTGTGA
- a CDS encoding VOC family protein → MRLDQIVVDCRNPAALARFWAGLLGGTAVDRALGWSHVEPPGWPRISFQPVPEDKRVKNRLHLDVGVDDIRAAVEVAVGLGATASGAIVTDEQGSFQVVHDPERNEFCFVTAAEVS, encoded by the coding sequence ATGCGACTTGACCAGATCGTGGTGGATTGCCGGAACCCGGCCGCGCTGGCGCGGTTCTGGGCGGGGCTGCTCGGGGGCACGGCTGTGGACCGGGCGCTCGGGTGGTCGCACGTCGAACCGCCGGGGTGGCCGCGGATCTCGTTTCAACCCGTGCCGGAGGACAAGAGGGTCAAGAACCGGCTGCACCTGGACGTCGGGGTGGACGACATCCGCGCCGCCGTCGAGGTGGCGGTCGGGCTCGGGGCGACTGCGAGCGGCGCGATCGTGACGGACGAGCAGGGCAGTTTCCAGGTCGTCCACGATCCGGAGAGGAACGAGTTCTGCTTCGTGACGGCTGCGGAAGTGTCGTGA
- a CDS encoding LysR family transcriptional regulator: METRQLLAFTTVVQTGSFTKAAATLNCSQPTITTRIKALEETLGVPLFRRLPRGIQMTSAGVELLPFARNIITLTDKARKAITMNGEPHGKLVIGSAQSLTDYRLLPLIEYMCWRYPSVQISLHSRNTQTNLSSVREGRLDCAFFIGSVEPREGLETTVLCPEPLVMVAGPTHALTRRSVITEDELRGSTLIRAENGASYYEQFEQALGLQEAESRSPVLALDSIDAAKRAVASGLGISLVPEVTVAAELADGRLCRLPWVPPFRVYTQFAWRQDNSTNPSVTALVSAAAQVVSEQVATPA, encoded by the coding sequence ATGGAGACACGTCAGCTTTTGGCGTTCACAACTGTGGTTCAAACGGGCAGTTTCACCAAGGCAGCCGCCACGCTGAATTGCTCGCAACCCACCATAACCACGCGGATCAAGGCACTCGAGGAGACCCTCGGCGTGCCGTTGTTCCGCCGCCTCCCGCGCGGGATCCAGATGACCTCCGCGGGAGTCGAACTACTGCCTTTCGCGCGCAACATCATCACGTTGACGGACAAGGCGCGGAAAGCCATAACGATGAACGGCGAGCCGCACGGCAAGCTGGTCATCGGCAGTGCCCAGAGCCTCACCGACTACCGGCTGCTACCACTGATCGAGTACATGTGCTGGCGCTACCCGAGCGTCCAGATCTCGCTGCACTCCCGCAACACCCAGACGAACCTGTCGTCGGTGCGCGAGGGGCGGCTGGACTGCGCGTTCTTCATCGGCTCCGTGGAGCCCCGCGAGGGGTTGGAGACGACCGTGCTGTGCCCGGAGCCGCTGGTCATGGTCGCCGGGCCGACGCACGCGCTGACGCGGCGCTCCGTGATCACCGAGGATGAGCTGCGCGGGAGCACCCTCATCCGGGCGGAGAACGGGGCGAGCTACTACGAGCAGTTCGAGCAGGCGCTCGGCCTCCAGGAAGCGGAGTCGAGGTCGCCGGTGCTGGCGCTGGACTCGATCGACGCCGCCAAGCGCGCGGTCGCCTCGGGCCTGGGGATCAGTTTGGTGCCCGAGGTGACGGTGGCCGCGGAGTTGGCCGACGGACGCCTGTGCCGCCTGCCCTGGGTCCCGCCGTTCCGGGTGTACACCCAGTTCGCGTGGCGACAGGACAACTCCACCAACCCGTCGGTGACGGCGCTGGTGTCGGCCGCGGCACAGGTGGTGAGCGAGCAGGTGGCAACACCGGCCTGA
- a CDS encoding FtsK/SpoIIIE domain-containing protein, with protein sequence MLVPGRLKWLAALLALVWLVLAAVVRLVLVVVRYPVAVLVPSSAAWCSLRFGPGPLVLVVLAVVAGLLIWSGLDRESFLRHTWLRLVTEWRRATVYVPKWRTTMRLAELTKDSRGREYRPRLRRVRSEGWRDRVRVRMVPAQAPDAWELRREGLAHSFGARSCRVRVLKPRLLELDFVHSDPLARPVPVPALSRDTDVDLKRVVVGRTETGRPWRLRLLGSQVLVVGVPGAGKGSVLWSLVWQLAPAVRAGLVRLVGIDPKGGMELGQCPDAFDRVVYDNGPDAVALLEEVAAEVKERAARYRGVRRLWAQSSGEPLTVLVVDELADLIAYQPDKGLRERAARAIQTITSQGRAPGYVVVGLVQDPRKEVVSFRHLFTTRVALRLDEPGQVDMVLGDGVRQRGAAAHEIGESTPGVAWVKQDGQREPERARAFHVTDADLVELGLFLTTKDATVHEFPSRPGPDDNTGGVAA encoded by the coding sequence ATGTTGGTGCCGGGCCGGTTGAAGTGGTTGGCGGCGCTGCTGGCTCTGGTGTGGCTGGTCCTGGCGGCGGTCGTGCGCCTGGTGCTCGTTGTGGTCCGGTACCCGGTGGCCGTGTTGGTGCCGTCGTCGGCGGCCTGGTGCTCGTTGCGGTTCGGTCCTGGGCCACTGGTGCTGGTCGTGCTCGCGGTGGTGGCGGGCCTGCTGATCTGGTCCGGGCTGGATCGGGAGTCGTTCCTGCGGCATACCTGGCTGCGGCTGGTGACGGAGTGGCGGCGGGCGACGGTCTACGTGCCCAAGTGGCGAACGACGATGCGGCTCGCCGAGTTGACCAAGGACAGCCGTGGGCGCGAGTACCGGCCCCGGTTGCGGCGGGTGCGCTCCGAGGGCTGGCGGGATCGGGTCCGGGTTCGGATGGTGCCCGCACAGGCCCCAGATGCGTGGGAGCTACGCCGTGAAGGGTTGGCGCACTCATTCGGTGCTCGGTCGTGCCGTGTGCGGGTGCTGAAGCCGCGGCTGCTGGAGCTGGATTTCGTGCACTCCGACCCACTGGCCCGTCCGGTTCCGGTGCCGGCGTTGTCCCGTGACACGGACGTGGATCTCAAGCGGGTGGTCGTCGGACGGACGGAGACAGGTCGGCCGTGGCGGTTGCGGCTGCTCGGCTCTCAGGTGCTCGTGGTCGGCGTCCCCGGCGCGGGTAAGGGCTCGGTGTTGTGGTCGTTGGTGTGGCAGCTCGCGCCGGCGGTCCGGGCCGGGCTCGTGCGCCTGGTCGGGATCGACCCGAAGGGCGGGATGGAGCTGGGGCAGTGCCCGGACGCGTTCGACCGGGTCGTCTACGACAACGGACCGGACGCCGTGGCCCTCCTGGAAGAAGTCGCCGCAGAGGTGAAGGAGCGGGCGGCGAGGTATAGGGGCGTGCGGCGGCTGTGGGCGCAGTCCAGCGGCGAACCGCTCACCGTGCTCGTGGTGGACGAACTCGCGGACCTGATCGCCTACCAGCCGGACAAGGGGCTGCGGGAGCGTGCGGCGCGGGCGATTCAGACGATCACCTCCCAGGGGCGTGCACCGGGCTACGTGGTGGTGGGCCTGGTGCAGGACCCGCGCAAGGAGGTCGTGTCCTTCCGGCACCTGTTCACCACCCGCGTGGCACTGCGGCTGGACGAACCGGGCCAAGTGGACATGGTCCTGGGCGATGGGGTCCGTCAACGGGGTGCAGCGGCGCATGAGATCGGAGAGAGCACGCCCGGCGTCGCCTGGGTGAAGCAGGACGGCCAGCGGGAACCGGAGCGAGCACGGGCCTTCCACGTCACCGACGCCGATCTGGTCGAGCTGGGTCTGTTCCTGACCACGAAGGACGCGACGGTGCACGAGTTCCCGAGCCGTCCCGGCCCGGACGACAACACTGGGGGTGTTGCGGCATGA
- a CDS encoding winged helix-turn-helix domain-containing protein, whose translation METEAADGRPAYQQLADALRRAIAAGTYAPGDQLPTMNELADKHGIAVMTVRESIKMLASEGLVVARQGKGVFVLRAPTPDQVPVSGAQVVTMLHQLERVVDQLSDRLAVVEQRLDQEDGSRPGPTV comes from the coding sequence ATGGAGACCGAGGCCGCTGACGGCCGCCCCGCGTACCAACAGCTCGCGGATGCGTTGCGCCGAGCAATCGCCGCCGGCACGTACGCGCCAGGCGACCAACTTCCCACGATGAACGAACTCGCCGACAAGCACGGCATCGCCGTGATGACGGTCCGCGAGTCGATCAAGATGCTTGCGTCGGAAGGGCTGGTGGTCGCGCGACAGGGCAAGGGCGTGTTCGTGCTTCGCGCCCCCACGCCTGACCAGGTGCCGGTCTCCGGTGCGCAGGTGGTCACGATGCTCCACCAGCTCGAACGCGTCGTTGACCAGCTCTCGGACCGCCTGGCCGTTGTCGAACAGCGCTTGGACCAGGAAGACGGCTCTCGACCAGGTCCAACCGTGTAG
- a CDS encoding helix-turn-helix domain-containing protein, whose product MSDKEHFSVPEAAEYMSTTVRFVRRLIAERRVPFHRLGRLIRFKRADLDAFIEAGRVEAFDPSAVLRHFRSAS is encoded by the coding sequence ATGAGCGACAAAGAGCACTTCAGCGTGCCCGAGGCGGCTGAGTACATGAGCACGACCGTGCGGTTCGTCCGCCGGTTGATCGCGGAGCGTCGGGTGCCGTTTCACCGGCTTGGGCGACTGATCCGGTTCAAGCGGGCGGATCTTGACGCGTTCATCGAGGCCGGCCGGGTTGAGGCGTTCGACCCTAGCGCCGTTCTGCGCCACTTCCGGAGTGCGTCATGA
- a CDS encoding replication initiator — MTSAERARMPLTLDVVKAAAEQHGVCTRPVLREVVDLDTGEVRIVGIRCNATQATKCPACADRNRRSRMAQCREGWHLDHEPVAERHTPTDDQVELVTYRSDLTAGYRHAVATGKLGDADDYREGIREADCDLRREGVRGNLPAVERPARTTPARSTRRRQDAPNLPRRKVDKRTVGREFAGRYRPSTFVTLTLDTYGKVRTDGAPVDPATYDYRRAARDAVHFASLVDRWWQNLRRVVGFDVQYFGTVEPQRRITPHAHFAVRGSIPHKVIRRVTAATYLQVWWPEHDEIKYSGGRLPVWDMRAKGFADPDTGAALTTWADAVAELDQPAHVAEFGAQVHSKGILGGTEEAGRHVGYLTKYLTKSITEVVDTDASARLVDHADRLAAQLAVTPCSERCAVWLLYGIQPKGATSRTTPGHCKGKAHRRDTLGLPGRRVLVSRRWSGKTLAEHKSDRATFVREALEAAGISKPDVERARLQWAPVRPGDPHVPSRTELLMHMIAQRLKWRAEYDQAQDVLARLRLAPVDVSATSPAAA, encoded by the coding sequence ATGACCTCGGCGGAACGTGCCCGGATGCCGCTGACACTGGACGTGGTGAAGGCGGCGGCTGAACAGCACGGAGTCTGCACCCGGCCCGTTCTGCGTGAAGTCGTGGACCTGGACACCGGTGAGGTCCGGATCGTCGGCATTCGCTGCAACGCGACCCAGGCGACAAAGTGCCCAGCGTGCGCGGACCGCAACCGGCGCTCCCGCATGGCCCAGTGCCGCGAGGGATGGCACCTCGACCACGAACCTGTCGCGGAACGACACACACCGACCGACGATCAGGTGGAGCTGGTGACCTACCGCTCGGACCTGACCGCCGGCTACCGCCACGCCGTGGCCACGGGCAAGCTGGGAGACGCCGACGACTACCGGGAAGGCATCCGCGAGGCGGACTGCGACCTGCGGCGGGAAGGTGTGCGCGGGAACCTCCCGGCGGTGGAGCGCCCGGCCCGGACGACCCCGGCCCGGTCCACACGGCGGCGGCAGGACGCGCCCAACCTGCCGCGCCGCAAGGTTGACAAGCGCACCGTGGGACGTGAGTTCGCGGGGCGTTACCGGCCGTCGACGTTCGTCACGCTCACGCTGGACACCTACGGCAAGGTCCGTACGGACGGTGCGCCGGTTGACCCGGCCACCTACGACTACCGGCGCGCGGCCCGGGACGCGGTCCACTTCGCCAGTCTGGTGGACCGGTGGTGGCAGAACCTCCGGCGCGTGGTCGGCTTCGACGTCCAGTACTTCGGCACCGTCGAGCCGCAACGCCGGATCACCCCGCACGCGCACTTCGCCGTGCGCGGCTCGATCCCGCACAAGGTGATCCGCCGGGTGACCGCCGCGACCTACCTCCAGGTGTGGTGGCCCGAACACGACGAGATCAAGTACAGCGGCGGACGGCTGCCGGTGTGGGACATGCGCGCCAAGGGCTTCGCAGACCCCGACACCGGGGCCGCGTTGACCACGTGGGCGGACGCGGTGGCCGAACTCGACCAGCCGGCGCACGTCGCCGAGTTCGGGGCGCAAGTGCACTCCAAGGGCATCCTCGGCGGCACCGAGGAAGCCGGACGCCACGTCGGCTACCTCACCAAGTACCTGACGAAGTCCATCACCGAGGTGGTCGACACCGACGCTTCGGCCCGCCTGGTCGACCATGCCGACCGGTTGGCCGCGCAGCTCGCCGTGACGCCGTGCTCGGAACGGTGCGCGGTCTGGCTGCTCTACGGCATCCAACCCAAGGGAGCCACCTCCCGGACCACACCGGGCCACTGCAAGGGCAAAGCCCACCGCCGGGACACCCTCGGCTTGCCCGGCCGGCGGGTCCTGGTCTCCCGTCGCTGGTCCGGCAAGACCCTCGCGGAGCACAAGAGCGACCGGGCCACGTTCGTCCGCGAAGCACTCGAAGCCGCGGGAATCTCCAAGCCCGACGTCGAGCGCGCTCGCCTCCAGTGGGCACCCGTCCGCCCTGGCGACCCGCACGTGCCCTCTCGGACCGAACTGCTCATGCACATGATCGCCCAACGCCTGAAGTGGCGAGCTGAGTACGACCAAGCGCAAGACGTGCTCGCCCGGCTGCGGCTGGCACCCGTAGATGTTTCAGCAACCTCGCCGGCAGCGGCTTGA
- a CDS encoding GNAT family N-acetyltransferase → MALTFRTLRSDELRTFQRMVDQSFLSDTKDDRLERWRGMFEPDRHHAVFDGDELIGGGGIQTRHMTVPGNGPQPCAAVTSVGVKPGHRRRGVLTRVMTGQLHGLFEDQREAFAALWASEAAIYPRFGYGLAAEFTRLDVPRGAAFRPGVEVDGTRIREVSAEEALPLVKEIYERLRPTRTGWLSRTDAHWEHHLADQEDDREGLTAFRYAVHPQGYAVYRVKSDWRERGPRNELHVRTLAAENDQAYAALYRYLLDLDHVGEVKYFTASDDPIVHLLDDARLALRARTDSLWVRLVEVDRALSLRRYLSDVDVVLDVTDAFCPWNQARWRFTVKGGEASVRRVDDAPDVALDVQALGAAFLGGTRLTTLARGQRVRELTPGTLNGLSHAFLGDHEPHCPEVF, encoded by the coding sequence ATGGCGCTCACGTTTCGCACCCTCCGCTCCGACGAACTCCGCACGTTCCAGCGGATGGTCGACCAGTCGTTCCTGTCCGACACCAAGGACGATCGCCTGGAGCGCTGGCGCGGCATGTTCGAGCCGGACCGGCACCACGCGGTGTTCGACGGCGACGAGCTGATCGGCGGCGGCGGTATCCAGACCCGGCACATGACGGTGCCCGGCAACGGTCCGCAGCCCTGCGCGGCGGTCACGTCCGTGGGCGTGAAGCCCGGTCACCGGCGGCGGGGCGTGCTCACCCGGGTGATGACCGGCCAGTTGCACGGGCTGTTCGAGGACCAGCGGGAAGCCTTCGCGGCCCTGTGGGCGTCCGAGGCGGCGATCTACCCGCGCTTCGGCTACGGCCTGGCCGCCGAGTTCACCCGCCTCGACGTGCCGCGCGGCGCGGCGTTCCGGCCGGGTGTGGAGGTCGACGGCACGCGGATCCGCGAGGTGTCGGCGGAGGAGGCGTTGCCGCTGGTCAAGGAGATCTACGAGCGGCTGCGGCCGACCCGGACGGGGTGGCTGAGCCGCACCGACGCGCACTGGGAGCACCACCTGGCCGACCAGGAGGACGACCGCGAGGGGCTCACCGCCTTCCGCTACGCGGTGCACCCCCAGGGTTACGCGGTGTACCGGGTGAAGTCGGACTGGCGGGAACGGGGTCCGCGCAACGAGCTGCACGTGCGCACGCTCGCCGCCGAGAACGACCAGGCGTACGCCGCGCTCTACCGGTACCTGCTCGACCTCGACCACGTCGGCGAGGTGAAGTACTTCACGGCCTCCGATGACCCGATCGTGCACCTGCTGGACGACGCACGGCTGGCGCTGCGGGCGCGCACCGACTCGCTGTGGGTGCGGCTGGTGGAGGTCGACCGGGCGCTGTCGCTGCGCCGCTACCTGTCCGACGTCGACGTCGTGCTGGACGTGACCGACGCGTTCTGCCCGTGGAACCAGGCCCGGTGGCGGTTCACGGTGAAGGGCGGCGAGGCGTCCGTGCGCCGGGTGGACGACGCCCCGGACGTGGCGCTGGACGTGCAGGCGCTCGGTGCGGCGTTCCTGGGCGGCACGAGGCTGACGACGCTGGCCCGGGGCCAGCGGGTGCGGGAACTCACACCGGGCACGCTGAACGGCCTGTCACATGCGTTTCTGGGTGACCACGAGCCACACTGCCCGGAGGTGTTCTGA
- a CDS encoding NUDIX hydrolase: MSRIDYLNEPNAPRATGIRVAVSAVVRDQGGRILMIRRADNDKYAIPGGGQDVGETLAAAVVREVEEETGIRVEVTGLVGLYSNPAHVIAYDDGEVRQEFSICFRARPLGGDLRTSDESTEVLWAEPTDLDDLDIHPSIRLRIVHGLIDDRAPYFT; encoded by the coding sequence GTGAGCCGCATCGACTACCTCAACGAACCGAACGCGCCCAGGGCGACCGGCATCCGGGTGGCTGTCAGCGCTGTGGTCCGCGACCAGGGCGGACGGATCCTCATGATCCGGCGGGCGGACAACGACAAGTACGCCATTCCCGGCGGTGGGCAGGACGTGGGCGAAACCCTTGCTGCGGCTGTCGTGCGCGAGGTGGAGGAGGAGACCGGTATCCGTGTCGAGGTCACGGGTCTGGTCGGGCTCTACTCCAACCCGGCGCACGTCATCGCCTACGACGATGGCGAGGTCCGCCAGGAGTTCTCCATCTGCTTCCGCGCTCGTCCGCTTGGCGGCGACCTGCGCACCAGTGACGAGTCCACGGAAGTCCTGTGGGCCGAGCCCACGGATCTGGACGACTTGGACATCCACCCGTCGATCCGGCTGCGCATCGTCCACGGATTGATCGACGACCGCGCCCCCTACTTCACGTGA
- a CDS encoding histidine triad nucleotide-binding protein — MTEDCLFCRIVAGSVPARVAHETDTVLAFHDINPQAPTHVLVIPKAHHRAVGDLDPVTAGAVLQAAHHVAKAEGLADDGYRLVFNTGRDGGQTVFHVHCHVLGGRSMTWPPG; from the coding sequence GTGACCGAGGATTGTCTCTTCTGCCGCATCGTTGCGGGCTCCGTTCCGGCCCGGGTCGCGCACGAGACCGACACCGTGCTCGCCTTCCACGACATCAACCCCCAGGCCCCCACGCACGTGCTGGTCATCCCCAAGGCGCACCACCGCGCGGTGGGCGATCTCGACCCGGTCACGGCGGGCGCCGTGCTGCAGGCCGCGCACCACGTGGCCAAGGCCGAGGGGCTCGCCGACGACGGCTACCGGTTGGTGTTCAACACCGGGCGGGATGGTGGGCAGACCGTGTTCCACGTGCACTGCCACGTGCTCGGTGGGCGTTCGATGACCTGGCCGCCCGGATAG
- a CDS encoding helix-turn-helix domain-containing protein, whose amino-acid sequence METFGEALRRLRVAARLSQAELAKAARWSQSQVSRSEGDRFLPDEGTVTRLDQLLQARGALIKAHLVSGANGGTPSPTPDVQAPWMISDVMRQIHRSDVGHETIDQLSVMTEELCCEYAWRNADDLRRDAQQQLEYVGQLLNGPTTLREHRELMVNAGWLTLLIGCVDYDLGLPRHAESARTAAFQLGRESGHGEIVAWSFEMSAWFALTQDRLRSVAEYTEAGSKAAPGSSVVVQLAAQAAKAQARMGNRAEVERILDEGYRLLEQHQNPLRPENHFVIDPTKWDFYAMDCYRLVGDNDRASEHAHEVLKLSRKPDGTERSPMRASEARLTLAVAALDSGDVEASANWAHEAFSADRRSVTHLAMVADELSEKVRELMPGDPAAKPLQEELAVFRASLPSR is encoded by the coding sequence GTGGAGACCTTCGGCGAAGCGTTGCGCCGACTCCGTGTGGCCGCACGGCTCAGCCAGGCCGAGCTCGCGAAAGCAGCGCGATGGAGCCAGAGCCAGGTCAGCCGTTCCGAAGGCGACAGGTTCCTCCCCGATGAAGGAACCGTGACGCGTCTGGACCAACTCTTGCAGGCGCGGGGCGCGCTGATCAAGGCTCATCTCGTGAGCGGTGCGAACGGCGGGACGCCAAGCCCCACGCCCGACGTCCAGGCCCCGTGGATGATCAGCGACGTCATGCGCCAGATCCACCGTTCGGACGTCGGGCACGAGACGATTGATCAGCTCTCGGTGATGACCGAGGAGCTGTGCTGCGAATACGCGTGGCGGAACGCCGACGACCTTCGCAGGGACGCGCAACAGCAGCTCGAATACGTCGGCCAACTCCTGAACGGCCCCACCACCCTGCGCGAACACCGCGAGCTGATGGTCAACGCCGGATGGCTGACCCTGCTGATCGGCTGTGTCGACTACGACCTGGGTCTACCGCGCCACGCCGAGAGCGCTCGCACCGCGGCTTTCCAGTTGGGTCGCGAGTCAGGGCACGGAGAGATCGTCGCCTGGTCGTTCGAGATGAGCGCCTGGTTCGCCCTCACCCAGGACCGTCTGCGATCCGTGGCCGAGTACACGGAGGCCGGAAGCAAGGCCGCGCCCGGTTCGTCAGTGGTGGTCCAGCTCGCCGCCCAGGCTGCGAAAGCCCAGGCGCGCATGGGAAACCGCGCCGAGGTGGAACGAATCCTTGACGAGGGCTACCGGCTGTTGGAGCAGCACCAGAACCCGTTGCGGCCGGAGAACCACTTCGTGATCGACCCGACCAAGTGGGACTTCTACGCGATGGACTGCTACCGCCTGGTGGGCGACAACGACCGGGCATCGGAACACGCACACGAAGTCCTGAAGCTCTCGCGCAAGCCGGACGGCACCGAACGTTCGCCGATGCGCGCCAGCGAGGCCCGGTTGACCCTGGCGGTCGCTGCCCTGGACTCCGGAGACGTCGAGGCGTCCGCGAACTGGGCACACGAGGCGTTCAGCGCCGACCGCAGGTCCGTGACCCACCTGGCGATGGTCGCCGACGAACTGTCGGAGAAGGTCCGCGAGCTGATGCCAGGAGATCCCGCCGCCAAGCCACTGCAAGAAGAACTCGCGGTGTTCAGAGCTTCCCTGCCATCCCGCTGA
- a CDS encoding tyrosine-type recombinase/integrase has product MSDKRRRFGAVRRLPSGRFQARYQGPDGRYHPAPETFGREKDAEQWLNTIETDIVRGDWTNPDAGKIKLWFYAEVWIKERDLAVRTVELYEGLLRNHVGPKLGDVMLADLSPARVRQWRKELLADGVGEVTVAKAYRFLRAVLNTASAPEERLLKHNPCTIKGGGKEESPERPTASLEQVFAAADAIQDRYRLVVLLATFGSLRFAEMVGLRRRDFTRVADEGVTFYVVKVDRQTVQPDSGELFDDDPKAKGKRPVTLPPFLTEEIEAHLSLFVGDDPDDWVFVGPKGGRPKRSNFWHLWNAARVAAGMPEVHLHDLRHTGNTMAAETGATLRELMDRMGHSSTRAALVYLHAREERGRKIAAGIEAMVKAANGTAKAATGTRMARKIKKGDRIVHLGRTARRLPARESESG; this is encoded by the coding sequence ATGAGCGACAAAAGGCGTCGGTTCGGTGCGGTTCGACGGTTGCCGTCCGGGCGGTTCCAAGCTCGCTACCAAGGCCCAGACGGCAGGTACCACCCTGCGCCCGAGACCTTCGGGCGGGAGAAGGATGCGGAGCAGTGGCTGAACACCATTGAGACGGACATCGTCCGGGGCGACTGGACGAACCCTGACGCCGGGAAGATCAAGCTGTGGTTCTACGCCGAAGTCTGGATCAAAGAGCGGGACCTGGCGGTGCGCACGGTCGAGTTGTACGAGGGGCTGTTGCGCAACCACGTGGGGCCGAAGCTCGGTGACGTAATGCTGGCTGACCTCAGCCCGGCGCGCGTTCGGCAGTGGCGGAAAGAGCTGCTGGCGGACGGGGTCGGTGAGGTCACCGTGGCAAAGGCGTACCGGTTCCTGCGGGCCGTGCTCAACACGGCGTCGGCCCCGGAGGAACGACTGCTCAAGCACAACCCATGCACCATCAAGGGTGGCGGCAAGGAGGAGAGCCCGGAGCGGCCCACGGCGAGCCTTGAGCAGGTCTTCGCGGCGGCTGACGCCATTCAGGATCGGTACCGGCTCGTGGTGCTGCTGGCCACGTTCGGAAGCCTGCGGTTCGCCGAGATGGTGGGGCTCCGGCGGCGGGACTTCACGCGGGTGGCCGATGAGGGCGTGACGTTCTACGTCGTCAAGGTCGACCGGCAGACGGTCCAGCCTGACTCGGGGGAGTTGTTCGATGACGATCCCAAGGCCAAGGGCAAGCGGCCGGTGACGTTGCCGCCGTTCCTCACGGAGGAGATCGAGGCTCATTTGAGCCTGTTCGTCGGTGACGATCCGGATGACTGGGTGTTCGTCGGGCCGAAGGGTGGTCGGCCGAAGCGGAGCAACTTCTGGCACCTCTGGAATGCCGCTCGGGTCGCGGCCGGGATGCCTGAGGTTCACCTGCACGACCTCCGGCACACCGGGAACACGATGGCCGCCGAGACGGGGGCGACGCTCCGTGAACTCATGGATCGGATGGGGCACAGCTCGACCCGTGCTGCGCTCGTCTACCTCCACGCGCGGGAGGAGCGCGGGCGGAAGATCGCGGCCGGGATCGAGGCGATGGTCAAGGCCGCGAACGGCACGGCCAAGGCGGCTACTGGCACGCGGATGGCACGGAAGATCAAAAAGGGTGATCGGATCGTCCACTTGGGACGGACTGCAAGGCGTCTACCTGCGAGGGAGTCAGAGAGCGGGTGA